One window of the Salminus brasiliensis chromosome 1, fSalBra1.hap2, whole genome shotgun sequence genome contains the following:
- the cdca4 gene encoding cell division cycle-associated protein 4 isoform X3 — MFSKGTKRKFSDDGDEMLDESLAGAQVSSSYSLQRQSLLDMSLIKLQLCHMLVEPNLCRSVLIANTVRQIQEEMTHDGSWQVVTEAFCGGSQSPSERLVATEVLCRSREQDAEPKLFSVLSYEGCREEEVVADETLCSVSVSDTASNVCLSESARHCWERDELVEAERDDDTCEGSRLGPGDDDDDEDDDDEDDEDDDEEVDIDEESSRDNPKTMGQVFGTFEIKNGTPGPESALEELFSDVDASYYDLDTMLTGIQSAPKMGPYDLLDSLAPSHGPPSIGSPSNCRSDLNELDHIMEIIVGS; from the coding sequence ATGTTCTCCAAAGGCACCAAGCGCAAGTTTTCCGACGATGGTGATGAGATGTTGGACGAAAGCCTGGCCGGTGCCCAGGTGTCATCATCCTATAGTCTGCAGCGACAGTCACTGCTGGACATGTCCCTTATCAAACTGCAGCTGTGCCACATGCTGGTGGAGCCCAACCTCTGCCGCTCTGTCCTCATCGCAAACACGGTGCGGCAGATCCAGGAGGAGATGACTCATGACGGCAGTTGGCAGGTGGTCACGGAGGCCTTCTGCGGTGGTAGCCAGAGCCCTTCTGAACGCCTGGTGGCCACCGAGGTGCTTTGCCGGTCGCGGGAGCAAGATGCAGAGCCCAAGCTCTTCTCAGTCCTCAGCTACGAAGGATGCCGTGAAGAGGAGGTGGTGGCAGACGAAACATTGTGTTCTGTTTCGGTCAGCGACACCGCCTCCAATGTTTGTCTCTCAGAGAGTGCGAGGCACTGCTGGGAAAGAGATGAGCTTGTAGAAGCAGAGAGGGATGATGATACATGCGAAGGCTCCAGGCTTGGTCcaggagatgatgatgatgatgaagatgatgacgatgaagatgatgaggatgaCGATGAAGAAGTAgatatagatgaggagagttcCAGGGACAATCCAAAGACCATGGGGCAGGTTTTTGGGACCTTTGAGATCAAGAACGGTACCCCAGGTCCAGAGTCTGCTCTTGAAGAGCTGTTCTCAGACGTGGACGCCTCCTACTACGACCTTGACACCATGCTCACGGGTATTCAGAGCGCTCCTAAGATGGGTCCCTATGACCTGCTGGACAGTTTGGCTCCCTCCCATGGGCCCCCTTCCATAGGTTCACCCTCAAACTGTCGCTCTGATCTCAACGAACTGGACCACATCATGGAGATCATTGTTGGTTCATAG
- the cdca4 gene encoding cell division cycle-associated protein 4 isoform X2 yields MLKWIDMFSKGTKRKFSDDGDEMLDESLAGAQVSSSYSLQRQSLLDMSLIKLQLCHMLVEPNLCRSVLIANTVRQIQEEMTHDGSWQVVTEAFCGGSQSPSERLVATEVLCRSREQDAEPKLFSVLSYEGCREEEVVADETLCSVSVSDTASNVCLSESARHCWERDELVEAERDDDTCEGSRLGPGDDDDDEDDDDEDDEDDDEEVDIDEESSRDNPKTMGQVFGTFEIKNGTPGPESALEELFSDVDASYYDLDTMLTGIQSAPKMGPYDLLDSLAPSHGPPSIGSPSNCRSDLNELDHIMEIIVGS; encoded by the exons ATGCTAAAATG GATAGACATGTTCTCCAAAGGCACCAAGCGCAAGTTTTCCGACGATGGTGATGAGATGTTGGACGAAAGCCTGGCCGGTGCCCAGGTGTCATCATCCTATAGTCTGCAGCGACAGTCACTGCTGGACATGTCCCTTATCAAACTGCAGCTGTGCCACATGCTGGTGGAGCCCAACCTCTGCCGCTCTGTCCTCATCGCAAACACGGTGCGGCAGATCCAGGAGGAGATGACTCATGACGGCAGTTGGCAGGTGGTCACGGAGGCCTTCTGCGGTGGTAGCCAGAGCCCTTCTGAACGCCTGGTGGCCACCGAGGTGCTTTGCCGGTCGCGGGAGCAAGATGCAGAGCCCAAGCTCTTCTCAGTCCTCAGCTACGAAGGATGCCGTGAAGAGGAGGTGGTGGCAGACGAAACATTGTGTTCTGTTTCGGTCAGCGACACCGCCTCCAATGTTTGTCTCTCAGAGAGTGCGAGGCACTGCTGGGAAAGAGATGAGCTTGTAGAAGCAGAGAGGGATGATGATACATGCGAAGGCTCCAGGCTTGGTCcaggagatgatgatgatgatgaagatgatgacgatgaagatgatgaggatgaCGATGAAGAAGTAgatatagatgaggagagttcCAGGGACAATCCAAAGACCATGGGGCAGGTTTTTGGGACCTTTGAGATCAAGAACGGTACCCCAGGTCCAGAGTCTGCTCTTGAAGAGCTGTTCTCAGACGTGGACGCCTCCTACTACGACCTTGACACCATGCTCACGGGTATTCAGAGCGCTCCTAAGATGGGTCCCTATGACCTGCTGGACAGTTTGGCTCCCTCCCATGGGCCCCCTTCCATAGGTTCACCCTCAAACTGTCGCTCTGATCTCAACGAACTGGACCACATCATGGAGATCATTGTTGGTTCATAG
- the LOC140560417 gene encoding cell division cycle-associated protein 4 gives MGQRDVVPLETSMKRKRGIHTASMCRLDVDSAVAVLKKEVEPGEGDALSSSRYILGRGVKRKLSDYEDPALGLPYPQQRQLVLDLCLDKLQSCQRRAEPSLHRSVLLANTLRQIQQEMRLEGGNCLPPAPPAPTLLPASTPRHIPELPPVSLDCPPPLNGSLSPSASLATSEDGEVQLDCVESKPLYTSLSSDVDERPSDSLFGSFEITNSTSYLTDLALDDIFEDIDTSMYDSSDISVLAFPAPRGSGAASGTGDEGLKNFSSCTSNTLQLCLSDLNDLDHIMEILVRS, from the exons ATGGGTCAGAGGGATGTTGTACCATTGGAGACGTccatgaaaagaaaaagagggatTCACACTGCCTCAATGTGTCGGCTGGATGTGGACTCCGCTGTGGCTGTACTGAAGAAGGAAGTTGAGCCCGGCGAAGGAGATGCCCTTTCCTCGTcaag gTATATACTGGGGCGTGGAGTGAAGCGCAAGTTGAGTGACTATGAGGATCCTGCGCTGGGCCTGCCGTACCCCCAGCAGCGGCAGCTGGTGCTGGACCTGTGCCTGGACAAACTGCAGAGCTGCCAGCGCCGCGCTGAACCCAGCCTTCACCGCTCAGTCCTGCTGGCCAACACCCTCCGGCAGATCCAGCAGGAGATGCGACTGGAGGGGGGAAACTGCTTGCCTCCAGCTCCACCTGCCCCTACGCTCCTTCCTGCCTCCACTCCGCGCCACATCCCTGAGCTGCCGCCTGTGTCTTTAGACTGCCCTCCGCCCCTTAATGGATCTCTGTCCCCATCTGCTTCCCTGGCAACAAGTGAGGATGGTGAGGTCCAGTTAGACTGTGTTGAAAGCAAACCACTGTATACATCCCTCTCAAGCGACGTTGACGAGAGGCCATCAGATTCACTGTTTGGCTCATTTGAGATCACAAATTCCACCAGCTATCTGACAGACCTGGCCCTGGATGACATCTTTGAGGACATTGATACATCTATGTATGATTCGTCTGATATCTCTGTCCTAGCGTTCCCTGCCCCGCGAGGCAGTGGTGCGGCCTCCGGGACAGGAGATGAAGGTCTCAAGAACTTTTCTAGCTGCACCTCAAACACCCTGCAGCTCTGCCTCTCTGACCTCAATGACTTGGACCACATCATGGAGATCCTTGTGCGCTCCTGA